In one window of Gammaproteobacteria bacterium DNA:
- a CDS encoding malate dehydrogenase produces the protein MTKPVRVAITGAAGNIGYQLAFRIASGQLLGPDTPVILQLVEIPPAMQALEGVVMELNDCAFPSLVGIETADDPVKGFKDTDFALLVGARPRGPGMERKDLLQANAKIFSSQGQALNASASRDVKVLVVGNPANTNAMIARANAPDLNPRNFTAMTRLDHNRALSQLASKTDSHSTKIENLIIWGNHSSTQYPDLHHATVDGKAALDLIDNDFYVNDYIPTVQKRGAAIIAARGASSAASAASAAIDHMHDWALGTNGKMISMAVPADGSYDIEEGIVYSYPVTCANGDYSIVQGLDINEFSRDRMDATEAELREERDGVKELLP, from the coding sequence ACATTGGCTATCAACTCGCTTTCCGTATCGCTTCTGGTCAATTATTAGGACCAGATACCCCTGTCATTTTGCAACTGGTCGAGATTCCCCCAGCCATGCAAGCCCTGGAAGGCGTGGTTATGGAGCTGAATGACTGCGCTTTTCCATCATTGGTCGGTATTGAAACCGCCGATGACCCGGTGAAAGGCTTTAAGGACACAGATTTCGCCTTATTGGTCGGCGCGCGTCCTCGTGGTCCGGGTATGGAGCGTAAAGACTTGTTACAAGCGAACGCCAAGATCTTTTCTTCGCAAGGCCAGGCATTGAATGCCTCGGCCAGCCGCGACGTCAAAGTTTTGGTTGTCGGTAACCCGGCAAACACCAACGCCATGATCGCCAGAGCCAATGCGCCGGATCTGAATCCGCGTAACTTCACGGCCATGACGCGCTTGGATCACAACCGCGCCTTGAGTCAACTCGCCAGCAAGACGGATTCACATTCCACCAAGATCGAGAATCTGATCATCTGGGGCAATCACTCATCCACCCAGTATCCCGACCTGCATCATGCAACGGTTGATGGCAAAGCGGCACTGGACCTGATTGATAATGATTTTTATGTGAACGATTACATTCCAACGGTTCAGAAACGTGGCGCGGCAATTATCGCTGCACGCGGTGCTTCTTCAGCTGCATCTGCCGCTTCAGCCGCAATTGATCATATGCATGACTGGGCCCTGGGCACGAATGGCAAAATGATCAGCATGGCAGTACCTGCCGATGGTTCTTACGATATTGAAGAAGGTATTGTGTATTCGTATCCGGTTACCTGTGCCAATGGCGATTACAGCATTGTGCAAGGACTGGATATCAATGAATTCAGTCGAGATCGTATGGATGCTACAGAAGCCGAATT